GGGGCCGAGCGGAATAGCAAGCAGCCCGTGAGAACATGTGGGCCAGTCAGTAGACAGGCCAGTCTGGGGCCCCCTCCCCTACTCTCTACTGCACCCAGCTCTTTCcctgttttccctccctcccgccctctccccctcctctctgctcacaaTGGTCTCATTCATCCTGCCACTGCCATACTCTGCCTACACATTTCTCTCTGCTAATTAGTATAGGATTgtcaaagctctctctctcttcctctctcaataTGTCCCTCCGTTTCTCTGTTacttccactgtgtgtgtgtgtgtgtgtgtgtgtgtgtgtgtgtgtgtgtgtgtgtgtgtgtgtggggggggggggggggggtgtagtgagagtagaggaTTTTGTAGTGAGAAATTGTTTCTTCTGAATCTCGAAACAAGTTCTCATGCAGTGAGAGGCCTAGTGTTAGTAGCCCGCACTCTCTTTGAAATATGAACTAGAATTGGAATACAGTTTAGTTCCAATTGGATCAGAAAGTTGTACAAATTCACTGGGGAAAATACCATTTCACTTTGacctttttctctgttttctttttacTAGTATGCCGTTGTTCTGACTCATGTCTTGCATTTATGCGTCTTATGTGTTCAGCGGGACCTACCACTCCAGAGATGAAAGCACAGACAGCGGGCTGAGCATGAGCAGCTACAGTGTCCCTCGCACTCCTGACGACTTCCTCAACAGTGTTGATGAGATGGACACAGGTGAGAACACATGAACGATTCAgtgattcagacacacacaggtcgaATGGTTATTAATGCTCATGTCTCCTATGTCATCAGGAGATTCTCTTCCAGCCTCTTTGGCATCGCAGACAAGCCGTTTCCCGGACTACCTTGATGCCATTCCGGGCACAGACGTCGACCTGGGAACCCTGGAGAGCGAGAGCAtggtggtggagggtgaggagctgATGCCAAGCCTGCAGGAGGCCCTAAGCTCCGACATTCTCAATGACATGGAGTCTGTGCTGGCAGCCACCAAGATTGACAAGGAGAGCTTCCTCACATGGTTATAGAGAAAGCCACTGTCCTCACTCTCCGACGCTCTGATCTGCTGCCTTCTCTCCAACCTGTGAAGGATGCCTGATGCTTCTAAGACTTTTCAGCAGCCCTTTCCCagacatctctctctgtttcgccATACGAGGCCAAACTCTGTAGAGTCAGCGGCCCTTCTcgtctgtcttttttttttctagttTACTTTCTTATATCTCTTTTATTTGTCTGTGTCTTCAAGGCTGGCCCATGAACAGACAATTATTCAAGGGTCCCCAAATCTTTCACATGGCTGTCCATACAATCCATCTTGGGTGCCCCTACCCCCCTTCCATAGATGAGCTGGGCGTGTGCATGTACTTTTCAGACGGGATCTCCATCTTCATCTGGAGCCTCTGGTGCCTCATTGTTTTGAAGTACAGTGTTAAGCAGCAATACTTTACTGTGTTTGAGACTATTGCTTCTAgctcaaaaaacaaacattttaactTTGGCCTTTTACACTTAAGACCTtacttttttctgtcttttttttggAGCCTGAGAAACCAAAAATGATGTATCTGAAGTGAATAGAACAATACTGATTTGGAATTAAGGTAACATGAGACCCAGTGAGGACGAGCTGTCTCTTGGGGGGATTGCGGTGGAGGCTGGAGCCTGGGGGACCTACATAACTGCTTGGCTGTGCCAGCGAGTCTAAGTTAATCCTTTGTCAAATCAAGTGCCTTCAGTTGTATTTTTTGAGAGAGGAGCGAAGCAAAGCATTACCAAGTTTCTGTACTGCAGCATGAAGCAGTAGAGAAGAGGCTGCATTGTGAACACCAACCACACTCTCCATTACCTACACTAATGATCAATAATCAAAAGTATATTTCTGTTTTATAAAACATATTATAATGGAACTGACGGATCTTTTTGTAATGAACCTCAGCTCATTTGTATTTCAGACTTATTTGAGGCTGATTCTGTCTTGTTTTATCTAAAGAATATTGTATGTTAGGTTATTACATGTGTTATAGATCAGACTGCTTCTTTGCTGATACTTGTTTTTAGGTGGATTTATACATGTTAACAGGGTCACCTTTCAGCACATCACAGCAACAGATTTTATTCACCGAGAGGGAATTTTCCGATTTGCAAATTACAAACTTTGTTTCCACATAAACAGTTCTATATGACTTTAGTAATATTGTACCCATATATATCGCGTTGTATCCCTGTTGTGCTATAATATGCTTCAAAATGAACCAAAATAAGaaactaaaaacaaaaaaacaaacaaatgcacTTGGATCCATAAGAAGTCTTAACAACAGGGAATGAGTGACATTGCATGTAACATGTTAGACGGATGTATCTTGCTGGCCTGTGCCATTCTGTGCTGTGCTGAAAGGAAGAGGCTGCTCACAGATGATGGTTAGGACATGTTTTAGCTGGTCAGAGGAGGGTGATATGAGGGTTAGAGAAGTAGAGTAGAAGTTAGCCAGTGTTTGGTCGGTAAATGGTGAGTTACACAGACTGTATGAAATGAAATggaaaaaaatatcaaaaacaATCAGCTATGATTTCAGTCAGGAATTGTTGTGACAGATTCCAAAGAGTTTTTTTGTTGTATGTTCGTTTGTTTTTGTCATGATTCTCTCACGTATCATCTCCCTTTTTGAACAACAGACAAAATTATTTGATTTGTTAACTTGTGTAAGCCTAAATGTATAAGCTAATGAGAAAATGATGTACAGTGGAATTTAAGTTTTTTGATGGAGACGTGAGTAAATCTAGCTAAGAGAGCTCATTTGTAGATGTGATGGTGGTATTGACTGACTAACACGGTGAGTTGTAGAACAGAAATAGTATGGTTCTTCCAGAGTGCTTGTTGTGTCACATGTTGTTTACATTCTTTTGGATCTAGAGGACACTACAGCAAAGTTAAGTACATTTAAATTCTAATAGATGCGGATTCTAGTTGCTTTTTCTTCCTCATCAGAATATGTGCATTATTAGATGTTTACAGTATGAGTACACTATCAAAATGTGTATATAGCAGATCAGCAATTTACAGCCTTCTCTGGATGTTTTTTTACCCAGTAACATCTAGTGACTTGTGACATTGAATGCATTGTCAGTTGATGTTAACTGCAAAGATGCGGTGTCAACTTTACAGAACAAATGTACAGATCGGAGACAGATTGTGTTATCGTGGGAATTGACAACTGATTCTGATTAAGACTTTTCCACTCAGATTATATTTATCTTGCATCAAGTATGTTGCTGGTGGCTAAAGATGGACAaacagtgttggtgtgtgcaaaATGCAACTAAAGTTACTTTTTAAAGATGGTGGTACAGTACACTACAGTGCTTATATTGCACGACTACAGAATTTTAACTATAAATGATGTATTCGTCACAGAAACCATGATTCTATGCTTAGTTAGCGTGTTATTGTCTGAATATTGTAGCTGTTTACTGTCTTTGTAGAAGTAGAACTAATCACACAAGTTAAAGGATTGGTATTTAGATATTTCTAAATGCACATGAAATGACTTTATATTCAGCATTGATGATCTGTTAATTTTTGATAGATACATATGTGCATGTATTTTAGAACCATAAATTCTGTTACATTATATCTCTTTATATAATACTTTTAAATTGGCCTGAAATAAAGTATATACTTTGTTATTGTTGTCTTGTGACATTCTACACACTGCTTGACCTAACAGCAGCTCACAACAAAGATACATTATTTGTATAATCAAACTCGTCTCAAATAAAGATGTGTTTATTGTATTCAAAATCATTTATTTGTCACTTTAGAGACCAAAAATCAAATAATAAATGTGTCATGTAATGTGTGATGCTTTATCATGAATAATCTATATCACAAGATATACATTTCACCAAATAACCTTCAAGATCAGTGGCTAATTTCATTCAATGCCATAATCTGTAGGTCGCCTACTGACATGTCCCAGGATGTAAGCTATATGATAGCCTCATGCTCCTCCCTCCTGAaaggacaacacagagcagtAAATTTGAGTATATGATGATGAATGACACCATTACGGAGAAGAGGTTAGTCCACTTACAGGGTACGGTAGCGTACATCCTGCTTGGTGCACGCTAGTTTGTATCCAAGTGCGATGGCCAGTGTGAGGATGAGGGCCAGCATCATCCCTCCCAGGAAGCTGCCGGCATCAAATCTGGAGGGTGCAGGGGGATGGATAGTTGTCACCAAAGCAATGCCTGTCAGGAAAGATCAGCTGCAAATATGATGCATCTGTTCTTCTCTTTTCAAACTAAAACacaaaatatgaaaatgttTCCATTAGCTATGGTTTGATATCCCCCTCTTCAACCCCCCGCTACTTTGTATTTTTAggaaaatctttttcttctccaaTACCTGATAAAGTGGCTGTAGGTGGCTTAATTTGCGTTTTCAGAAATGCTTCTGTCTGTATAGTGTAGGATGGATTTGTGGTAGGATTCTCCAGCGGTGTAGTGACAGGTACACTGTCCCCTGCTTTTGTTAAACCAGTGTCAAATCTTGCTGATGATGCAGAATCCGATGCTGGCAGtgaaaaaataaaagtttaGTATATTGTACCTTGCTGAAGCAGTGTATTTTTTAGATAAAGTTTGCGACAAAAACTAATGTCGCAGGCTACCAACCCATTTATTTTCAATCAAAACGTAAGATGTCATAACACAAATTAGAAGTCATGACAGGTTTCGCTTCCAAGGCCTCTTTTAGCCTACTAAAGCTGTGAAGAGCTGGATGTTTTATGAGTAGCCACTCATTCAATGCGACAAGGTTggcggtggggggaggggtgttgtaCACGTACGCAGCATGAATTTAACCTATCATATAGCCTACTCCTTCTAACCAATTTGTAAAATGCTATTTTCCGAACAAAAGGAAATAAAGGAGAAGTAAAAGGACTGAAAAATTGAGTACTTTACTTACCCCACCAAACTGACGTGAAAGCCACCATGATGTGCAGGACATTCAGTCTgaacatttttatattgtatttattGAATTCGCGAAATGTTATGATTTGACAACGAACCGAACTGGCCGTGGCCGTCACTGCAGTTATGTCATTGCTAAGAATTATATCTAACTTCTGCGGGAAACAGACAACTTACGAATTCGTTGACGCCGTTGAAACTAGGAAAATTAGGTCAGAAAGCGAGCAATGATTTTTTGTCAACATAGAACTTTAGGTATTGAATTTCAGGTTCCTGAACTGTCTGTCTGGTCTATGAGGTGGAGcctatgtttttgttttaactCCCCAAAAATCAGAAGGCCTTGTGAGCAGAGATGGGGAGTTCCAAAGTACAAatattgtttgtactcgctgtgatatattgttttttattattgttgcttgtctttttttcccacaggtacacttgcacttatagcagttcatgttgtttaattgtaacttgtttaactacatgctcgtatggttcttccctttggcacttactttggttgttcacaatgtgtgcttcatgttttggctactcgcaatgttttgtggctatctcgttgttatgatcagtgacctatgcactttgtaaagctctttcttggaagtcgctttggataaaaccgtctgctaaatgaataaatgtaaatgtaaatactttgTATACACCGTTATTATGTATCTGTTACACGGTTTACGCTGTAATTGCACTGTGATGAGGACACTACGACTGCTATTATCCATTTTATGCAAATTTCTAATCTAACTCTATAACACTTGTAATACAAACTCAATGCAGCGTAGCGTAGCTCAATGACTCGACGATATAGAAAATCGACCGAGGTGAGCCAAAATACATTTGTAGAACAGGCGGGCCTGTGTTCCCTTTTCATGCCTCAATAATACATTCCATCTGtcaatattataaatatttgtTGCTTAAAATTAAGCTTGAAAACCACCTCAGAAgagtcagaaacacacagaaccagTGTATTCAAAACCACTTTATTACTTGCATGGTTTATAATGTTTTATTCGGTTTCCAATAGATTATTAAATATTAGATGACAAATAAAATGGGTACAATTTTGACACACATCCAAAACTGTGTCAGGTGAGAATGCTTGAAAAATAATTAGGTAGAGCAAAGGAGTCTAATTAAAGGATATGTGGTCATTACAACATAATTGCATTATCATGCTCAAAAATGGTGAGCTCATTAAAAATACACAACTTGAAACACTACATGGAGTTTGGAAGTATGGCAGGAACATATTTTTCACAGTGTGCATTCTGTTTGACCATACTGTTTGACACATGAAAGTCAGATAGAGTACTGTACTATCACAGAAAAGCAGGTTCTTATTCATTGGACCTTAAAACAATATTATTTTTTACAGgaatacacaaaacaatgcaggaTAACACTTTACCTCTACTTTACATTAATTACTAGTTGTGCCCATAGTAATACCTGTGATGCCAACCTTATATTTACATAGGGACTGCTATTTAATAGCATGGTATCACAGGGTTTAGTGACTTTATATATAACACAGGTTGAACAAGGTATGGGCGAAAGGTGGCTCTCCAAAGCTAAGTGGTGTTAATATTTATAGTACTTTGGAAACACAACCATTGTTAACCCCTGGAGAGGCCCCCTCCCTTACGTCTCATTCTTGCCTTGCAATAATGCCAGTAAACCATCTTACAATGTAATTACATTGGGCATAATGTTGTAACTACAGGTATTACTATACAGTTGCATAGTAATTAATCCCAACTAAAGGTTTACTGTTACCCAATGTATTTGGATAACAAATCATATGTTTTGTTTACAAAATTACATTTCAACATCTTTTACAAATCATATCCCTTATGAGCTATGTGGCTCATGGTttgaatgtttgtgtatgtacagAAAACTTAGTTCAAGTATGACTGCCCAGAATCTCATCCAAGTTTATATCTTTCATCCAGTCGTCATTCCCAGAGCCAGACTTGAGCAAAGAGTCTATGAAATCGGAGTCTGTGTTTATCCCTGGGACGGTGTTATCTCCCTCCTGGAGGAACTCAAAGGTCAGCCGGTTGACCCTGTTACTCTGGTAAGCGCTAGAGTTTTGTCCGGTTGTTGAAAATGAGCCGGCAGGCACCCTCTGTTCAGGAGAAGCTTGGTTCAGGCTACTCATGATTGGTCGAGGGGGCATCATTGGCTGGCTAGCTCTGGGTGCTGTGCCTCTGATGGCAGAGTTCAGGGGAAGCATGCCTATGTCTGGTGCTACCTGGTTGGGTGGGCCAACATGCCTCTGTTGATAGTGGTGGGCTGTCATGTCCAGCTGGCCTCCCTGAGATTGCAAAGAATTGGGCAGCCTCCTAACACCCAGCCCAGGCCCCACACTGGCCTGCTTCGAGCTGGAGGCCCAGCCCATGTTACTAGTCATCATGCCTCCTAGTCCCTTCCCAGGCATGCCTTGTGACTGCTGCCCTACTAATGCCCTGGGATGTTGCACGCTATTGACATTACTCATTCCGAATGCGTTGCCCTGATTGTTAGACCCTGGGAATCTGGGTTTGTTTTGGTTTACTCCAATTCTGTTCTGGTTATTGTGTTGCTGGAGTTGGCCAATACAGGAGCCTTGATGAGGGTCAGTCCCACTTCCAAACCTCCTGTCAGGTGTGGGGAGCATCTTAGCCCCTGGACCATTGGACAGATGACAGGGCATGGGCTGGAGATCACTCTCAGGACCGCTGCCTGCCATAGACTGAGAAGAGTTCAGTCCTAAATCAAAAACAGGAATACAACTATGGGTTGGGTCATTGCAAAACAACCACACATTTAATCAGGCATATCCCAGCTTTAATGTTGGTACTGTATGATCCTAACCAATTACATTTCACGTAAGACATATGTAGTTGTGTTGTACTCGGACACTTAACAGTATGAAACACTTTACCTGTGAACAGACCTGACTGTTGAACTCCAACCATGTTTCTTGTTTGTTTA
The genomic region above belongs to Osmerus eperlanus chromosome 11, fOsmEpe2.1, whole genome shotgun sequence and contains:
- the tmem123 gene encoding porimin; the encoded protein is MFRLNVLHIMVAFTSVWWASDSASSARFDTGLTKAGDSVPVTTPLENPTTNPSYTIQTEAFLKTQIKPPTATLSGIALVTTIHPPAPSRFDAGSFLGGMMLALILTLAIALGYKLACTKQDVRYRTLREEHEAII